The following proteins are encoded in a genomic region of Corynebacterium atypicum:
- a CDS encoding serine/threonine-protein kinase — protein sequence MNQHESSQGDFDHGPEASAGDADGRARLQRLLGADFWLHWVIGRGGMATVWLAEEVATGAQVAIKALRPEFSNAPEFLSRFRNEAAAAEALTSDNVVRTFDYREVPDASGTIFCFIVMEYVRGESLADLLAREGALNEDVALDVLEQAAHGLAVIHRRGLVHRDIKPGNLMVTEDGVTKIADFGIAKAAEAVPLTRTGMVVGTAQYMSPEQAQSKEVTAASDVYSLGVVAYEMLSGRRPFSGDSSVSVVLAHINNPVPALPNFVSPATAELVKIALNKMPAARYADGDELALAVAAVRRGERPPLPKSGAVAGQASEPSPTAATESLAAVTHPTTLRPAASASHTPTTRRPAQPQRRAASVPPAAHRPVRPQETQKSSGGSFVTGLVIAAVLALIAAGAIWWTSTTDFFDGTLNATTQQQTVVTETVTDSAEPETEQAPQPAHSYERPSQPEPEEHPLPETTPPQPSRSPQTSGQRPTLELPTLPPASEMPLPTGLPTPGEDDGGLDGLLGQGGAAPRSHSDTAAGAARIEGRN from the coding sequence ATGAACCAGCATGAATCTTCTCAGGGCGATTTCGATCATGGCCCGGAGGCGTCCGCGGGCGACGCGGATGGCCGGGCCCGCCTCCAGCGCCTGTTGGGCGCGGATTTCTGGCTGCACTGGGTCATCGGCCGCGGCGGCATGGCTACCGTCTGGCTGGCCGAGGAGGTAGCAACCGGAGCCCAGGTGGCCATCAAGGCGCTGCGCCCGGAGTTTTCTAACGCCCCGGAGTTCCTGTCACGCTTCCGCAACGAGGCCGCGGCGGCCGAGGCGCTCACCTCGGATAACGTGGTGCGCACCTTCGATTACCGCGAGGTCCCGGATGCCTCTGGAACCATCTTCTGCTTCATCGTCATGGAATACGTGCGCGGCGAGTCGCTGGCCGATTTGCTGGCCCGCGAGGGCGCCCTCAACGAGGACGTCGCCCTCGACGTCCTCGAGCAGGCCGCCCACGGCCTAGCGGTGATCCATCGCCGGGGTTTGGTGCACCGGGATATTAAGCCGGGCAACCTGATGGTCACCGAGGACGGAGTGACCAAGATCGCTGACTTCGGTATCGCTAAGGCCGCCGAGGCGGTACCGCTCACCCGCACCGGCATGGTCGTGGGTACCGCGCAATACATGTCGCCGGAGCAGGCGCAGAGCAAGGAGGTCACCGCGGCCTCGGACGTCTACTCCCTGGGCGTCGTGGCCTACGAGATGCTCTCGGGGCGTCGTCCATTCAGCGGCGATTCCTCGGTCTCTGTGGTGCTTGCGCACATCAATAACCCGGTTCCCGCACTGCCCAATTTTGTCAGCCCGGCCACCGCGGAGCTGGTGAAGATCGCGCTGAACAAGATGCCTGCCGCCCGCTATGCGGACGGCGACGAGCTGGCCCTGGCCGTCGCTGCGGTCCGCCGTGGCGAGCGCCCGCCGCTGCCCAAGAGCGGCGCCGTGGCCGGGCAGGCAAGCGAACCCTCGCCCACCGCGGCTACGGAGTCCCTGGCCGCCGTTACCCACCCAACGACGCTGCGCCCCGCGGCAAGCGCGTCCCACACCCCCACCACCCGCCGGCCCGCGCAGCCCCAACGGCGCGCCGCTTCCGTCCCACCCGCAGCTCACCGACCCGTGCGGCCTCAGGAGACGCAAAAGAGCTCGGGCGGCAGCTTTGTCACTGGGCTAGTCATCGCAGCCGTGCTCGCGCTCATTGCCGCCGGGGCAATCTGGTGGACAAGCACCACGGACTTTTTCGACGGCACGTTGAACGCGACCACCCAGCAACAAACCGTGGTCACTGAGACGGTGACAGACTCCGCCGAACCGGAGACAGAACAGGCCCCGCAGCCTGCCCACAGCTACGAACGCCCCAGCCAGCCCGAGCCGGAGGAGCATCCGCTTCCTGAGACGACGCCTCCCCAGCCCAGCCGCTCGCCGCAGACAAGCGGCCAGCGCCCTACTCTGGAGCTTCCTACCCTGCCACCCGCCAGCGAGATGCCGCTGCCCACGGGCCTTCCGACGCCCGGCGAGGACGATGGCGGCCTCGACGGCTTGCTGGGCCAGGGTGGCGCAGCGCCAAGAAGCCATAGTGACACTGCGGCTGGTGCCGCTCGGATCGAAGGACGAAACTGA
- a CDS encoding penicillin-binding transpeptidase domain-containing protein, translating to MNRAIRWVSVFALVLVAVLLVNLSVIHVFREDELAQNPLNQRAFLEAKSVPRGEIIAGGQVLATSTKDDAGYFHRVYPTAPVPFSSVTGYLSDRYGAAGIEQSYNGVLNGSEIGARQWIDKLAGKLDRGNNVELSLSPQVQATAYEQLVSQGFEGSVVALRPSTGEVLAMASTPSHDPNQVSSTDPNVSENTWSKLNSDPGRPLLNHATQETLPPGSIFKIITTAAALESGFTPETPVTGAASITLPNTETTLTNYAGQPCAGGGQVSLRTAFMHSCNTAFVEASEKIGKKKFADMASAFGVGETYDLGLEQAAGEVGELPDAAALGQSAIGQRDVTMSALQAAVMAATVANDGARMEPHVVKRITAPDLKELHEVGPKKLNQAVPPEVAAQITDLMRDSERNTFGASGADIASKTGTAEHGADGTPPHTWYVAFSPSENADVAVAVVVKDGGGMGESATGGRVASPIGRAVLQAALQAAG from the coding sequence GTGAATCGTGCCATCCGTTGGGTATCTGTCTTTGCCCTGGTGCTCGTGGCGGTGCTGCTGGTTAACCTCAGCGTCATCCACGTCTTCCGGGAAGACGAGCTCGCCCAAAACCCGCTCAACCAGCGGGCTTTCCTCGAGGCCAAATCTGTCCCGCGCGGCGAGATCATCGCCGGCGGCCAGGTGCTGGCAACATCCACGAAGGACGACGCTGGCTACTTCCACCGCGTGTACCCCACGGCCCCGGTGCCGTTTTCCTCAGTGACCGGCTACCTGTCCGATCGGTACGGGGCCGCGGGCATCGAGCAGTCCTATAACGGTGTGCTCAACGGCTCCGAGATCGGCGCGCGCCAGTGGATCGATAAGCTCGCCGGCAAGCTGGATCGGGGCAACAACGTCGAGTTGAGCCTGAGCCCACAGGTGCAGGCGACGGCCTACGAGCAGCTGGTCTCGCAAGGCTTCGAAGGCTCAGTGGTGGCGCTGCGCCCCTCCACCGGCGAGGTGCTCGCTATGGCCTCGACGCCCTCGCACGATCCGAACCAGGTTTCGAGCACGGACCCGAACGTGTCTGAAAACACGTGGTCCAAGCTGAATTCGGACCCGGGGCGCCCGCTGCTCAACCACGCGACTCAAGAGACTCTGCCGCCGGGTTCGATCTTCAAGATCATCACCACGGCCGCGGCCTTAGAGAGCGGGTTTACCCCGGAGACCCCGGTGACCGGAGCGGCGTCGATCACGCTGCCTAACACGGAGACCACGCTGACCAACTATGCGGGCCAGCCCTGCGCCGGCGGCGGGCAAGTGAGTCTGCGCACGGCGTTCATGCACTCCTGCAACACGGCCTTTGTCGAGGCCAGCGAGAAGATCGGCAAGAAGAAGTTCGCGGACATGGCCAGCGCCTTCGGCGTCGGTGAAACCTACGATCTCGGGCTCGAGCAGGCTGCGGGCGAAGTCGGCGAGCTTCCCGACGCCGCCGCGCTGGGCCAGTCTGCGATCGGCCAGCGCGACGTAACCATGTCGGCCCTGCAGGCCGCCGTGATGGCGGCGACGGTGGCAAACGACGGCGCCCGAATGGAGCCGCACGTGGTCAAGCGCATCACGGCCCCGGACCTCAAGGAGCTCCACGAGGTCGGCCCGAAGAAGCTGAACCAGGCCGTCCCGCCGGAAGTGGCCGCGCAGATTACCGATCTCATGCGAGATTCCGAGCGCAACACGTTCGGGGCGTCGGGCGCGGACATCGCATCGAAGACCGGCACCGCCGAGCACGGCGCCGATGGCACTCCCCCGCACACCTGGTACGTCGCCTTCTCGCCAAGCGAGAACGCCGACGTCGCGGTGGCCGTCGTCGTGAAAGACGGCGGCGGCATGGGCGAGAGCGCCACCGGTGGTCGCGTGGCCTCACCGATCGGGCGCGCCGTGTTGCAAGCTGCCTTGCAGGCTGCCGGGTAG
- a CDS encoding FtsW/RodA/SpoVE family cell cycle protein, which produces MSSLKKLFSRPTEMGLLIASALVISAMMVNLEISQGNSLTSDILWLIGGYVGIFTVAHVVLCFFARHADQIMLPVVALLNGIGLVMIYRIDLARDFTLANRQVMWSMVGVALLVGVLVVVRDHRVMRKYSYLLGLLGLILLALPLVWPTSMNADARIWISIGPFSVQPGEFSKILLLLFFAQLLATKRALFNVAGYRFLGLEFPRLRDLAPVLAVWAIAILIMAISNDFGPALLLFATVLGMMFLATARVSWLIIGTLLVIVGGTGVYLISDKIQQRVANFMDPLATYDSTGFQLSQSLFGLSWGGVTGTGLGQGYSADFIPVVWSDFILAAIGEEFGLIGLAAVIIMFAILVTRGFRTALTVRDSYGKLVASGLSLTIAIQIFVVVGGITALLPMTGLTTPFMSAGGSSLMANYVLLGLLLRISDSARRPAEQPAPPQPQRAVSDAASHSANPQTGIFSQVKEVG; this is translated from the coding sequence ATGAGCTCGTTGAAAAAGCTTTTTTCCCGCCCCACCGAGATGGGCTTGCTCATCGCCTCTGCCCTGGTGATCTCCGCGATGATGGTCAACCTCGAGATCTCCCAGGGCAACTCGCTGACCTCCGACATCCTTTGGCTGATCGGCGGCTACGTCGGCATTTTCACGGTCGCGCACGTGGTGCTGTGCTTTTTCGCCCGCCACGCCGACCAGATCATGCTGCCGGTCGTCGCGCTGCTCAACGGCATCGGGCTGGTCATGATTTACCGCATCGACTTGGCCCGCGACTTCACCCTGGCTAATCGCCAAGTGATGTGGTCGATGGTCGGCGTGGCGCTGCTCGTCGGCGTCTTGGTGGTCGTCCGCGATCACCGGGTGATGCGCAAATACTCCTACCTGCTGGGTCTTTTGGGGCTTATCCTGTTGGCGCTGCCGCTCGTGTGGCCCACCTCGATGAACGCCGATGCGCGCATCTGGATTTCGATCGGCCCGTTCTCGGTGCAGCCCGGCGAGTTTTCCAAGATCCTCTTGCTGCTCTTCTTTGCGCAGCTGCTGGCTACCAAACGCGCGCTCTTCAACGTCGCCGGCTACCGGTTTCTGGGCCTGGAGTTTCCGCGCCTGCGGGACTTGGCGCCGGTGCTTGCGGTGTGGGCGATCGCCATCTTGATCATGGCTATCTCGAACGACTTCGGGCCGGCGTTGCTGCTTTTCGCCACGGTCCTGGGCATGATGTTCTTGGCCACCGCGCGGGTCTCCTGGCTGATCATCGGCACGCTGTTGGTGATCGTCGGTGGAACCGGGGTCTACCTCATCTCGGACAAGATCCAACAGCGCGTGGCCAACTTCATGGACCCGCTAGCCACCTACGATTCGACGGGTTTCCAGCTTTCTCAGTCGTTGTTCGGGCTGTCCTGGGGCGGGGTCACCGGCACCGGGCTCGGCCAGGGTTACTCGGCGGATTTCATCCCCGTCGTCTGGTCCGATTTCATCCTCGCCGCGATCGGCGAGGAGTTCGGGCTGATCGGTTTGGCCGCCGTGATCATCATGTTCGCGATTCTGGTGACCCGGGGTTTCCGCACCGCGCTGACGGTCCGCGATTCCTATGGCAAGCTCGTCGCCTCCGGGTTGTCTCTCACCATCGCCATCCAGATCTTCGTCGTCGTCGGCGGCATTACGGCGCTGCTACCCATGACCGGGTTGACCACGCCGTTCATGTCTGCGGGCGGGTCGTCGCTGATGGCCAACTACGTCTTGTTGGGACTGTTGTTACGCATTTCTGATTCCGCCCGGCGGCCGGCCGAACAGCCGGCTCCGCCCCAGCCGCAACGCGCCGTCAGCGACGCGGCCTCGCATTCTGCAAACCCCCAGACCGGCATCTTCTCGCAGGTCAAGGAGGTGGGCTAG